Proteins encoded by one window of Thermobaculum terrenum ATCC BAA-798:
- the groL gene encoding chaperonin GroEL (60 kDa chaperone family; promotes refolding of misfolded polypeptides especially under stressful conditions; forms two stacked rings of heptamers to form a barrel-shaped 14mer; ends can be capped by GroES; misfolded proteins enter the barrel where they are refolded when GroES binds): MAKQIEFNESARASLKEGVDILANVVKATLGPKGRNVALDKKFGAPNVTHDGVTVAKEIELEDPFANMGAQLLKEAATKTEDVAGDGTTTSIVLAQAIVHEGLRNVAAGANPMQLRKGIEMATKKAVDAVKELATPVKGREDIAQVATVSSADSEIGNLIAEVMEKVGKDGVITVEESKGLGFEVEYTEGMQFDRGYISPYFVTNAERMEAVIEEPYILVTDKKLSSINDILPTLERVLQVTKNLVIIAEDVEGEALATLVVNKLRGTINALAVKAPGFGDRRKEMLRDIAILTGAQVISEEVGRRLDSVQVEDLGRARRVVATKDETTIVEGYGDPNAIKGRCEQIRAQIETTTSDFDREKLQERLAKLQGGVAVIKVGAATEVELKLRKTRVEDALSTTRAAVEEGIVPGGGVALLYASEKLNPDDAEGDVRTGILIVKRALEEPMRQIAENAGQDGGVVVQTVRQALHEGKKGYGYDAWADEYTDLVERGIMDAAKVTTSALENAASIAAMILTTEALVTDIPEKEKAPSTPPMDY; the protein is encoded by the coding sequence ATGGCGAAGCAGATAGAGTTCAATGAGTCGGCACGCGCTTCCCTCAAGGAAGGTGTTGACATCCTGGCGAACGTAGTTAAGGCTACCCTTGGTCCGAAGGGCCGCAACGTAGCGCTGGACAAGAAGTTCGGTGCTCCTAATGTTACCCATGATGGTGTGACCGTAGCTAAGGAGATCGAGCTTGAGGACCCATTTGCTAACATGGGGGCTCAGCTCTTGAAGGAAGCGGCTACCAAGACCGAGGATGTAGCAGGTGATGGTACCACCACATCCATCGTTCTGGCTCAGGCTATAGTTCATGAAGGACTTCGCAATGTAGCAGCCGGCGCAAACCCAATGCAGCTCCGCAAGGGCATCGAGATGGCTACTAAGAAGGCAGTGGATGCCGTCAAGGAGCTGGCTACTCCAGTTAAGGGTCGTGAGGATATTGCCCAGGTTGCTACAGTATCTTCCGCAGACTCCGAGATCGGTAACCTCATTGCTGAGGTGATGGAGAAGGTAGGCAAGGACGGTGTAATTACCGTCGAGGAGAGCAAGGGCCTCGGCTTTGAGGTAGAGTACACCGAAGGTATGCAGTTCGATCGTGGTTATATCTCCCCCTACTTCGTAACCAATGCTGAGAGGATGGAGGCCGTCATCGAGGAGCCTTACATCCTGGTAACCGACAAGAAGCTTTCGTCCATCAACGACATCCTGCCAACCCTCGAGAGAGTCCTGCAGGTAACCAAGAACCTGGTAATTATTGCCGAGGATGTAGAGGGCGAGGCACTAGCTACACTGGTAGTCAACAAGCTCCGTGGCACGATCAACGCTCTCGCTGTGAAGGCACCTGGCTTTGGTGATCGCCGCAAGGAGATGCTCCGCGACATAGCGATCTTGACCGGCGCTCAGGTAATCAGCGAGGAGGTCGGTAGAAGGCTGGATAGCGTCCAGGTAGAGGATCTGGGTCGTGCCCGCAGAGTGGTAGCTACCAAGGACGAGACCACTATTGTCGAGGGTTATGGTGATCCTAACGCCATCAAGGGCAGGTGCGAGCAGATAAGAGCTCAGATCGAGACCACCACTAGCGACTTCGATCGCGAGAAGCTGCAGGAGAGACTGGCTAAGCTTCAGGGCGGAGTGGCTGTGATCAAGGTTGGCGCTGCCACCGAGGTCGAGCTCAAGCTGCGCAAGACCCGCGTAGAGGACGCTCTATCTACGACCAGAGCTGCAGTTGAGGAAGGCATCGTTCCTGGCGGTGGAGTCGCTCTGCTGTACGCATCCGAGAAGCTCAACCCGGATGATGCCGAGGGCGACGTTCGGACCGGAATCCTGATTGTAAAGAGAGCGCTCGAGGAGCCTATGCGCCAGATCGCCGAGAACGCTGGCCAGGACGGTGGTGTTGTCGTCCAGACCGTACGCCAGGCTCTGCACGAGGGCAAGAAGGGCTACGGCTATGATGCCTGGGCAGATGAGTACACCGACCTGGTGGAGCGCGGTATCATGGACGCTGCCAAGGTGACCACCTCAGCTCTGGAGAATGCTGCTTCGATCGCGGCCATGATCCTGACAACTGAGGCTCTGGTTACCGACATACCTGAGAAGGAGAAGGCTCCTTCCACTCCACCAATGGACTACTAG